ATTTCGGAATTGGCGGACGAGAGTTTCCGCGTTGCCATTGTCCGCGCTCCTATGGTTTATGGCAAAGGGTGCCCCGGTAACTACCAGCGCTTGCGTCGCCTAGCCTTGCTCACGCCGGTCTTTCCGAGCATAAGAAACCAGCGCAGCATGATTTATATCGACCACCTTTGCGAGTTCATCCGGGGCTTGGTAGATAACAGTGTCGAAGGCGTTTTCTTCCCACAGAACAAAGAATACGTATGCACATCAGAAATGGTTAGGCTCATTGCCCAAATGCACAGGAAGAAGGTCTGCCTTACTCCTGCTCTTAACGCCTTGTTACAGCACATTAAGCTAGGTATGTTGCGAAAGCTCTTTGGCGACTTAGTCTACGTGGAGGACTCATCGCCGTCTGTTGACCACAGTATGTATGACTTTGAAGAAACCATATGGCTGACGGAGCTGTAGGTAATGCGAGGCTGTTACAGTGTTGTACAGTTGTAGCTTACCGGTGGGCTCAGTAGGAGGTTTTATGCTGGGATTAATGACCGGGGCATGGCGTTACCGACACTTTATCGTATCTTCTATCCGTTCTGAGTTGCGCACGCGTTTTGTTCGCAGTAAGCTCGGCGGGCTTTGGATGATATTACATCCTTTAGCGCAGGTCGCTACTTTTGCTTTTGTGCTCTCCGCAGTGCTATCGGCGCGCCTACCCGGGATAACGAACAGGTTTACCTATGCCGTCTACTTGACAGCAGGCACCTTGGCATGGTCGCTGTTTTCGGAAATTGTCACGCGTTCGCTCACTATATTTGTGGACAATGGGAACCTCATGAAAAAGGTGTCCTTCCCCAGGATTACACTTCCTCTAATCCTTGCCGGTAGTGCGCTCGTCAATAATATTATGCTTCTAGGCGCTAGTCTTGTAATATTTGCTCCGCTTGGGCACCTGCCTTCATATCATGTCTTTTGGGTCCCTTTATTGATGCTTGTTGTTGCGCTGTTTGGCGTCGGTCTAGGACTGGTGTTGGGGGTGCTGAATGTGTTTATGCGGGACATAGCACAAGTCATTCCTGTGGTCCTGCAGTTTGGTTTTTGGTTTACCCCCATTGTGTACATGCCGGACATCTTGCCTCAAGCATATCGCAATTGGATGGTCTTCAACCCCATGTACCATCTAGTCAGGTCGTATCAAAACGTTATGGTATTTGGGGAGGCTCCGCTATATGAAGGCGTCGCAGCAGTAGCAGCAATAGCACTCATTCTTATGGGTATGGCGCTATTCCTGTTTCGGAAGGCGGCAGCGGAAATGGTAGACGCCCTATGAGTGTGCAATTGCATGTTGAAGACTTGGGAAAGGCATATAGGCGGTACCGCAGTGAAATACAGCGGATTTGGACATGGTTCGGCGGCAAAGCCGCTCCGCTAGAAGAGCACTGGGTACTACAAAATGTGGGGTTCTTAGTCACCGCAGGAGAGGCAGTTGGCATAATCGGCCCAAATGGTGCGGGGAAGAGCACGCTCCTAAAACTCATTACAGGCACTGCCCGTCCCACAGCAGGGCGAGTAAGGTCATTTGGGCGCATTTCAGCTATCCTCGAACTAGGTATGGGCTTTAACCCAGAACTGACTGGACGGCAGAACGCATATCATTCCGCTGGGCTTATGGGCCACAGTGTTCCAGTAATAACACGGATTATGCCAGAGATTGAAGCTTTTGCTGAAATCGGCGAGTACTTTGACCAACCAGTGCGCATCTATTCTAGCGGCATGCAGGCTCGTCTAGCCTTTAGTGTCGCCACCGCTTTCCGTCCGGATTTGCTGATCGTCGATGAGATTCTGTCTGTCGGGGACAGCTATTTTCAACACAAGAGCTTTGACAGAATACGCCGCTTTAAGGATCAGGGTAGTTCTATTCTATTGGTCACACATAGCCTCGGTGATGTTAAGGCCATTTGCGACCGTGCGATTCTTCTTGACGGCGGTAGGGTAGTTAAAGATGGGCTCCCTGACGAAGTCGTAGATTACTACAACGCCTTGATTGCCGAGAAAGAGAACGCCAAACTGAGCATCGAGCAGCGGCGCGAAAAGAACGGCTGGTTAGTAACGCGCTCGGGTACCCTGCAAGCAAACATAAAGAGCTTGGCTTTGCTCGATGCAGAAACGCAAGAACCAGTCGAAGTTGCGCGGGTGGGGCAAAAGTTGGAGCTTAAGCTTGTCGCGTCAATTAACGAGGCAGTTCCTCGGTTGGTGCTAGGCTACATGTTGCGTGACCGGACAGGCCACGTAGTCTGGGGGACAAACACATGGCATACTGGGCAGATCATAAGGAATCTGCAGGCAGGAGAAGAAGTAGAGTTCTGCTTGCCTTTCTCCTGTACCCTAGGGCCAGGCTCGTATTCCTTTAGTCCGGCACTAGTTAGCTCAGACACCCATCTAGAAAACAATTACGAATGGGTCGACAACATCCTAGTGTTCGACGTCGTAAATGCGGACTACCGAGTCTTCATCGGTTCAAGTTGGTTGGACGCATCTTTCACCATAACTACTAAGACAAAACAAGAGCTAACCTAACGATGGTGGTAGGAGGCTAGAGAGTGCTT
The genomic region above belongs to Selenomonadales bacterium and contains:
- a CDS encoding NAD-dependent epimerase/dehydratase family protein — encoded protein: MRRIIITGAGSYIGESLASWLETYPGQYAVEVVDTLGNCWLNKDFRGADAVVNVAGIAHVRENRQNATQFYLVNRDLACALAQKAKVDGVQQFIQLSSMSVYGLDEGVITAETKPAPRSHYGLSKLQGEQLISELADESFRVAIVRAPMVYGKGCPGNYQRLRRLALLTPVFPSIRNQRSMIYIDHLCEFIRGLVDNSVEGVFFPQNKEYVCTSEMVRLIAQMHRKKVCLTPALNALLQHIKLGMLRKLFGDLVYVEDSSPSVDHSMYDFEETIWLTEL
- a CDS encoding ABC transporter permease — translated: MLGLMTGAWRYRHFIVSSIRSELRTRFVRSKLGGLWMILHPLAQVATFAFVLSAVLSARLPGITNRFTYAVYLTAGTLAWSLFSEIVTRSLTIFVDNGNLMKKVSFPRITLPLILAGSALVNNIMLLGASLVIFAPLGHLPSYHVFWVPLLMLVVALFGVGLGLVLGVLNVFMRDIAQVIPVVLQFGFWFTPIVYMPDILPQAYRNWMVFNPMYHLVRSYQNVMVFGEAPLYEGVAAVAAIALILMGMALFLFRKAAAEMVDAL
- a CDS encoding ABC transporter ATP-binding protein, which produces MSVQLHVEDLGKAYRRYRSEIQRIWTWFGGKAAPLEEHWVLQNVGFLVTAGEAVGIIGPNGAGKSTLLKLITGTARPTAGRVRSFGRISAILELGMGFNPELTGRQNAYHSAGLMGHSVPVITRIMPEIEAFAEIGEYFDQPVRIYSSGMQARLAFSVATAFRPDLLIVDEILSVGDSYFQHKSFDRIRRFKDQGSSILLVTHSLGDVKAICDRAILLDGGRVVKDGLPDEVVDYYNALIAEKENAKLSIEQRREKNGWLVTRSGTLQANIKSLALLDAETQEPVEVARVGQKLELKLVASINEAVPRLVLGYMLRDRTGHVVWGTNTWHTGQIIRNLQAGEEVEFCLPFSCTLGPGSYSFSPALVSSDTHLENNYEWVDNILVFDVVNADYRVFIGSSWLDASFTITTKTKQELT